In Sphingobacterium thalpophilum, a genomic segment contains:
- the uvrA gene encoding excinuclease ABC subunit UvrA: MSKQVEHTPKEYIQIKGARVNNLKNIDVDIPKNKLVVITGMSGSGKSSLAFDTLYAEGQRRYVESLSSYARQFMGRMNKPEVDYIKGIAPAIAIEQRVITSNPRSTVGTSTEIYDYLKLLYARIGKTISPISGREVTKDSVSSVVDFALNLGEGTTVTLLAPLIPAHGRKLKEELSLLLQKGFVRVVFGDSMQKIEAIIDDKAVANKDLQDGEVLIVVDRVRIEQDDDTVNRLSDSVQTGFFEGKGELYMEENGQRHHFSHKFELDGITFEEPTPNFFSFNNPYGACRRCEGYGKIIGIDPDLVIPDKSRSVYDGAIAPWRGEKMGEWLQRLVKSSLKFDFPIHRAYMDLTAAQKELLWTGNQYFEGLTQFFEELEAQTYKIQYRVMLSRYRGKTDCPDCRGTRLRKDATYVKVGGKSITDIVLMPLEEALEFFKTLPLVGNELVIAKRLLAEINNRLQFLCDVGLSYLTLNRLSNTLSGGESQRINLATSLGSSLVGSIYVLDEPSIGLHPRDTQRLISVLKSLRDVGNTVVVVEHEQEMMEAADYLIDIGPEAGINGGEMVFAGTYQQILKDTKSLTGQYLSGKSQIEVPQKRRSWSNSVTIKGAHENNLKGIDVQFPLNTFTVVTGVSGSGKTSLVKRILYPALQKSIGNYSGEQTGVYDAIEGDITHIEQVEMVDQNPIGRSSRSNPVTYVKAWDEIRALYANQAAAKAAGLKPAAFSFNVEGGRCDVCQGEGEVKIEMQFMADIVLPCEACGGKRFKQFVLDVHYKNKSVADVLELSVDEAIVFFADQPKILAKLQPLQDVGLGYVKLGQSSSTLSGGEAQRIKLASFLIKGNNSKKTLFIFDEPTTGLHFQDIKKLLKSFDALIALGNSILVIEHNMDMIKSADWVIDIGPEGGNKGGKLVFAGLPEELIHCKDSYTGQFLKTHLKD; encoded by the coding sequence ATGAGTAAACAGGTGGAGCACACTCCAAAAGAATATATTCAGATAAAGGGCGCAAGAGTTAATAACTTAAAGAATATTGACGTTGATATCCCTAAAAATAAATTAGTTGTTATCACTGGAATGTCGGGCTCAGGAAAATCCTCCTTAGCTTTTGATACGCTCTATGCCGAAGGACAGCGACGTTATGTCGAAAGTCTTTCTTCGTACGCAAGACAATTTATGGGACGGATGAATAAACCGGAGGTGGATTACATCAAAGGTATCGCCCCTGCAATTGCCATTGAGCAACGTGTCATTACGTCCAACCCCCGTTCGACGGTGGGGACATCCACTGAGATCTATGATTATCTGAAATTGTTGTATGCCCGGATCGGCAAGACAATTTCTCCTATATCAGGTCGCGAGGTGACCAAAGACAGTGTGAGTTCAGTGGTGGATTTTGCCTTGAATTTGGGAGAGGGGACAACGGTGACACTTCTCGCGCCACTTATTCCTGCTCATGGACGTAAACTTAAGGAAGAACTGTCGCTCCTGTTACAGAAAGGTTTTGTGCGTGTCGTCTTTGGGGATAGCATGCAGAAAATCGAAGCTATTATCGATGATAAGGCCGTCGCCAATAAAGACCTTCAGGATGGTGAAGTGCTTATTGTCGTCGACCGGGTCCGTATTGAACAGGACGATGATACCGTCAATCGACTTTCTGACTCTGTCCAAACAGGTTTTTTCGAAGGTAAGGGTGAGCTCTATATGGAAGAAAATGGTCAAAGACATCATTTCTCCCATAAATTTGAACTTGATGGAATAACATTTGAAGAACCTACACCAAATTTCTTCAGTTTTAATAACCCCTATGGTGCCTGTCGTCGATGTGAAGGCTATGGAAAGATCATTGGTATTGACCCTGATCTTGTTATTCCAGACAAGAGCCGATCGGTTTACGATGGCGCGATTGCACCTTGGCGAGGAGAGAAAATGGGCGAGTGGCTACAGAGACTTGTCAAAAGTTCACTGAAATTTGATTTTCCGATACATCGTGCATACATGGACCTGACTGCGGCGCAGAAAGAGCTACTGTGGACGGGAAATCAATATTTTGAAGGCCTTACCCAGTTCTTCGAAGAACTTGAAGCCCAAACCTATAAAATTCAATATCGTGTGATGTTATCGCGCTACCGTGGGAAGACAGATTGCCCGGATTGCCGCGGTACCCGATTGCGAAAAGATGCTACCTACGTGAAAGTAGGGGGCAAGTCTATCACCGATATCGTATTGATGCCACTTGAAGAAGCCTTGGAGTTTTTTAAAACCCTACCGCTGGTGGGTAATGAACTGGTCATTGCCAAAAGACTTCTTGCTGAAATTAATAATAGATTGCAATTTTTGTGCGATGTTGGATTAAGTTACCTGACCTTGAACCGGCTATCGAATACCCTTTCTGGAGGGGAATCACAGCGGATCAATCTGGCAACTTCATTAGGAAGTTCACTCGTAGGATCTATTTATGTGTTGGACGAGCCAAGTATTGGACTTCATCCACGTGATACACAGCGTCTGATTTCTGTGCTGAAATCCCTGCGCGATGTTGGTAATACGGTTGTGGTGGTCGAGCATGAGCAGGAGATGATGGAGGCGGCTGATTACCTGATCGATATCGGACCGGAAGCCGGGATCAATGGCGGCGAAATGGTCTTCGCAGGTACATATCAGCAGATTCTGAAAGATACAAAGAGCCTTACGGGGCAATACCTCAGTGGTAAAAGCCAGATTGAGGTACCCCAAAAACGCCGCTCATGGTCCAATAGTGTGACCATTAAAGGAGCGCATGAGAATAACCTCAAAGGGATTGATGTACAATTTCCATTGAATACGTTTACTGTGGTGACAGGTGTTTCAGGGTCAGGTAAGACCTCCTTGGTCAAACGTATCCTTTACCCAGCATTGCAGAAGTCGATAGGCAATTACTCTGGTGAACAGACTGGGGTCTATGATGCGATCGAGGGGGATATTACCCATATAGAACAAGTTGAAATGGTCGATCAAAACCCGATCGGTCGTTCTTCGCGATCCAACCCGGTGACTTACGTGAAAGCCTGGGATGAAATCAGGGCCTTATATGCCAACCAGGCAGCAGCCAAAGCTGCTGGACTGAAACCTGCGGCATTTTCATTTAATGTTGAAGGTGGACGTTGTGATGTCTGTCAGGGTGAAGGTGAAGTTAAAATTGAAATGCAATTTATGGCCGATATCGTTTTGCCATGTGAGGCCTGTGGGGGCAAGCGATTTAAACAGTTTGTGCTTGATGTACACTATAAGAACAAGTCGGTAGCAGATGTCCTCGAGCTGAGTGTTGATGAAGCGATCGTATTCTTTGCAGACCAGCCTAAAATATTAGCGAAATTGCAGCCTTTACAGGACGTTGGACTAGGCTACGTTAAGCTCGGGCAATCGTCAAGTACATTGTCTGGCGGTGAAGCACAGCGGATTAAACTCGCCTCCTTCCTCATTAAGGGAAATAATAGCAAGAAGACACTTTTTATCTTTGATGAGCCAACAACAGGCTTACACTTTCAGGATATTAAAAAGCTACTGAAATCATTTGATGCACTGATTGCCTTAGGGAACAGTATATTAGTGATCGAGCACAATATGGATATGATCAAATCGGCAGATTGGGTCATCGATATTGGTCCTGAGGGCGGCAATAAAGGTGGAAAGCTCGTCTTTGCGGGACTTCCTGAAGAACTTATTCATTGTAAAGATTCTTATACAGGTCAATTTTTAAAGACACATTTAAAAGATTAA
- the typA gene encoding translational GTPase TypA — protein MQNIRNIAIIAHVDHGKTTLVDKILYFTNQFRENENAGELILDNNDLERERGITIVSKNVSVTYKGVKINIIDTPGHADFGGEVERVLKMADGVVLLVDAFEGPMPQTRFVTGKALGLGIKPIVVVNKVDKENCRPDEVYEHVFDLFFNLGATEEQLDFPVLYGSSKQGWMSTDWKNRTEDFTDLLEAIIKYIPAPEVSEGTLQMQVTSLDYSTFVGRIAIGRVARGTIKENQPVSLVKRDGKVVKSRVKELQVFEGLGRIKVPEVSAGDICAVVGIEGFDIGDTIADFENPEQLEVISIDEPTMNMLFTINNSPFFGKEGKLVTSRNIYDRLQKELEKNLALRVVPTESPDAWLVYGRGILHLSVLIETMRREGYELQVGQPQVIIKEIDGQKCEPIEELVVDVPSDVSGKVIELVTQRKGELLIMEARGDMQHLEFSIPSRGIIGLRNNVLTATAGEAVMAHRLKGYEPWKGTIPGRLAGVLISLDTGSTTAYSIDKLQDRGRFFVDPGVDVYEGQILGEHIRDNDLTINVTKGKQLTNMRASGSDDNTRIAPAIKFSLEECMEYIQADEYIEVTPQSMRLRKIYLTENERKVNAKKFQ, from the coding sequence ATGCAAAACATTAGAAACATTGCGATCATCGCTCACGTCGACCACGGTAAAACTACGCTTGTAGACAAAATTTTATATTTTACCAATCAATTCAGAGAAAATGAAAATGCTGGTGAATTAATCCTAGACAATAATGATTTAGAGCGTGAACGCGGGATCACTATTGTATCTAAGAACGTATCAGTAACATATAAAGGTGTTAAAATCAACATCATCGATACACCAGGTCACGCCGATTTCGGTGGTGAGGTTGAACGTGTATTGAAGATGGCCGATGGTGTAGTACTATTGGTAGATGCTTTTGAAGGCCCAATGCCTCAAACACGTTTCGTTACAGGTAAAGCGCTAGGTTTAGGTATCAAACCTATCGTTGTTGTCAATAAAGTCGATAAAGAAAACTGTCGCCCTGATGAAGTGTACGAACATGTTTTTGACTTATTCTTCAACTTAGGAGCTACTGAAGAACAATTGGACTTCCCAGTATTGTACGGTTCTTCAAAACAAGGATGGATGTCTACCGATTGGAAAAATCGTACTGAAGACTTCACCGACTTATTGGAAGCTATCATCAAATATATCCCTGCACCAGAAGTATCTGAAGGTACTTTACAAATGCAGGTAACATCGTTGGATTACTCAACTTTCGTTGGACGTATCGCTATCGGTCGTGTTGCGCGTGGTACAATCAAAGAAAACCAACCTGTTTCTTTGGTGAAACGCGACGGAAAAGTTGTAAAATCACGTGTAAAAGAACTACAGGTATTTGAAGGCCTTGGCCGCATCAAAGTGCCTGAAGTAAGTGCCGGTGATATCTGTGCTGTAGTAGGTATCGAAGGTTTCGATATCGGTGATACAATCGCAGATTTCGAAAATCCAGAGCAATTGGAAGTTATCAGCATTGATGAACCAACAATGAACATGTTGTTCACGATCAATAACTCTCCTTTCTTCGGTAAAGAAGGTAAATTGGTAACATCACGTAACATCTACGATCGTTTACAAAAAGAGTTGGAGAAAAACTTAGCACTACGTGTCGTTCCTACAGAGTCTCCAGATGCTTGGTTGGTATACGGACGTGGTATCCTTCACTTGTCGGTATTGATCGAAACAATGCGTCGTGAAGGTTATGAATTGCAAGTAGGCCAGCCACAAGTTATCATCAAAGAAATCGATGGTCAAAAATGTGAGCCAATCGAAGAGCTTGTTGTTGATGTACCTTCTGATGTCTCAGGAAAAGTAATTGAGTTGGTTACACAACGTAAAGGTGAGTTGTTGATTATGGAAGCTAGAGGAGATATGCAACATCTTGAGTTCTCTATCCCTTCTCGTGGTATTATCGGTTTACGTAACAACGTGTTGACAGCAACAGCGGGTGAAGCTGTTATGGCACACCGTTTGAAAGGTTACGAGCCTTGGAAAGGTACAATTCCTGGTCGTTTGGCAGGTGTATTGATCTCTTTGGATACGGGTTCAACAACTGCGTACTCCATTGATAAATTACAAGACCGTGGTCGTTTCTTCGTAGATCCAGGTGTGGATGTATACGAAGGACAAATTTTAGGTGAACACATCCGTGATAATGATTTAACGATCAATGTTACTAAAGGAAAACAGTTGACAAATATGCGTGCTTCTGGTTCTGATGATAACACACGCATTGCACCGGCAATCAAATTCTCGTTGGAAGAATGTATGGAGTATATTCAAGCTGACGAGTATATTGAGGTGACACCACAATCAATGCGTCTACGTAAAATCTATTTGACTGAAAACGAGCGTAAAGTTAACGCAAAGAAATTCCAATAG
- the kbl gene encoding glycine C-acetyltransferase has translation MYNTLQPVLEKELEAIKEAGLYKQERVIVTPQGADIKVSTGQEVVNFCANNYLGLSSHPKVIEAAKKAIDTHGYGMSSVRFICGTQDVHKELEAKISTFLGTEDTILYAAAFDANGGVFEPLFGAEDAIISDELNHASIIDGVRLCKAQRFRYKNADMADLEAQLQAASGARHKIIVTDGAFSMDGSVAPLDQICDLADKYQALVMIDESHCTGFIGATGRGTHELFNVIDRVDIITGTLGKALGGASGGFTSGKKEIIDLLRQRSRPYLFSNTLAPAIAGASVAVLDMLSETTALRDKLESNTIYFREKMTAAGFDIKPGFHPIVPVMLYDAKLAQEFAAKMLDEGIYVIGFYYPVVPQGKARIRVQISAGHEVAHLDKAIAAFTKVGKELGVIK, from the coding sequence ATGTACAATACATTACAACCAGTTTTAGAAAAGGAATTGGAAGCAATCAAAGAAGCGGGATTGTATAAACAAGAGCGTGTAATCGTTACGCCTCAAGGAGCAGACATCAAAGTGAGTACAGGACAAGAAGTTGTCAATTTTTGTGCGAACAATTATTTGGGTCTGTCTTCGCACCCAAAAGTAATCGAAGCTGCTAAGAAAGCGATTGATACACATGGTTATGGAATGTCTTCCGTACGTTTCATCTGTGGAACCCAAGATGTGCATAAAGAATTAGAAGCAAAAATTTCTACGTTCCTCGGAACAGAAGATACTATTTTATATGCGGCAGCATTCGACGCGAATGGTGGTGTGTTTGAACCCTTATTTGGTGCTGAAGATGCCATCATTTCTGACGAATTGAATCACGCCTCTATCATTGACGGTGTTCGTTTGTGTAAAGCACAACGTTTCCGTTATAAAAATGCAGATATGGCTGATTTGGAAGCACAATTGCAGGCTGCATCTGGTGCTCGGCATAAAATCATTGTTACAGATGGCGCATTTTCGATGGATGGATCTGTAGCTCCATTGGATCAGATCTGTGATCTTGCGGATAAATATCAGGCGCTCGTGATGATCGATGAATCGCATTGTACAGGATTTATCGGTGCAACTGGACGTGGTACGCACGAGCTTTTCAATGTAATTGATCGTGTAGATATCATTACAGGTACGTTGGGTAAGGCGCTAGGTGGTGCTTCCGGTGGTTTTACTTCTGGTAAAAAAGAGATCATCGATTTGTTACGTCAGCGTTCACGTCCTTATTTATTTTCGAATACCCTAGCACCCGCAATTGCAGGAGCTTCTGTTGCGGTCTTGGACATGCTGAGTGAGACAACTGCATTGCGTGATAAACTGGAATCCAATACGATCTACTTCCGTGAAAAAATGACGGCTGCTGGATTTGATATCAAGCCAGGTTTCCATCCAATCGTGCCTGTGATGCTGTATGACGCGAAATTAGCGCAGGAGTTCGCAGCCAAGATGTTGGACGAGGGAATTTATGTGATCGGTTTTTACTATCCCGTTGTACCTCAGGGGAAAGCCCGTATCCGTGTGCAGATTTCGGCAGGACACGAAGTTGCTCACCTGGATAAAGCAATCGCCGCCTTTACCAAAGTAGGTAAAGAATTAGGTGTAATTAAATAA
- a CDS encoding ABC transporter permease — protein MAVKMSYVENVKLALQSIVGNKLRTFLTALIIAIGMMALIGVLTSIDAMKNSLTDSFSSMGSNSFNIRNRGLNVRIGNEGTRSKVFANITYAQSARFRQDFHFNALTSISANVSWNTTAKYQSKKTNPNIGLIGTDENYLQTSGYVVSEGRNFSTREVETGSGVIIIGSEVSKMLFNEIIDPIGQFITVNNIRYLVIGVLKSKGSSAGMGGDRACFIPLIKARAVMQGTEPSYVITVSSNDPMRLEAAIGEATIVFRNIRGLASRQSNDFEITKSDAVAQMLMQNMAMVTLGAVVIAFITLVGASIGLMNIMLVSVTERTREIGIRKAIGATPSVIRKQFLMEAIVICMIGGVAGIFIGILIGNILALQLGTSFIIPWGAIILGFAVCGLVGMLSGYYPASKASKLDPVDALRYE, from the coding sequence ATGGCCGTAAAAATGTCTTATGTTGAAAATGTCAAGCTTGCACTACAGTCCATTGTAGGGAATAAGCTGCGGACATTTTTAACAGCACTGATCATTGCCATAGGGATGATGGCATTAATAGGGGTATTGACCTCGATTGATGCCATGAAAAACTCGCTGACAGATTCCTTTTCGTCGATGGGATCCAATTCCTTCAACATACGCAACAGGGGCTTGAATGTTCGGATCGGTAATGAAGGGACTCGCTCAAAAGTCTTTGCTAATATTACCTACGCACAGTCTGCAAGATTCAGACAGGATTTTCACTTTAATGCGTTGACATCAATCAGTGCCAATGTAAGTTGGAATACGACCGCAAAATATCAATCCAAAAAGACAAACCCCAATATCGGCCTGATCGGGACAGATGAAAATTATCTGCAGACATCAGGGTATGTTGTCAGCGAAGGCCGTAATTTTTCTACGCGGGAGGTTGAAACAGGTAGTGGCGTGATCATCATCGGTAGTGAAGTGAGTAAAATGCTATTCAACGAAATTATTGATCCCATAGGACAGTTTATTACGGTTAACAATATCCGCTATTTGGTGATAGGAGTCTTAAAAAGTAAAGGTTCCTCTGCCGGGATGGGCGGGGACAGAGCCTGCTTTATTCCCCTGATCAAGGCCAGGGCAGTGATGCAGGGTACCGAGCCTTCCTATGTGATCACTGTTTCTTCCAATGACCCCATGCGATTGGAAGCCGCAATCGGCGAAGCTACAATCGTATTTCGGAATATTCGCGGATTGGCATCACGGCAGTCAAATGATTTTGAAATCACCAAATCCGATGCGGTTGCCCAGATGCTGATGCAAAATATGGCTATGGTTACTTTGGGTGCAGTGGTGATCGCTTTTATAACCCTTGTGGGAGCCTCAATCGGATTGATGAATATTATGCTGGTTTCGGTTACCGAACGTACCCGAGAGATTGGTATTCGTAAGGCAATCGGTGCAACACCGAGTGTTATACGTAAACAATTTCTGATGGAAGCCATTGTGATCTGTATGATTGGAGGGGTCGCCGGGATCTTTATTGGTATCCTGATTGGTAATATTCTGGCGCTGCAGCTCGGCACATCTTTTATTATACCTTGGGGAGCGATTATTTTGGGTTTCGCGGTGTGTGGACTCGTCGGTATGCTATCGGGCTATTACCCGGCCTCAAAAGCATCTAAACTAGATCCCGTCGATGCGCTTCGTTACGAGTAA
- a CDS encoding DUF2147 domain-containing protein encodes MKKIMMSFIMLLTTVALFAQTDPIIGKWENPSGEGRVEIYKKGDKFFGKLYWLKFPNNEAGQPKKDIKNPDKALQSRNVQGLEILTNFDKDGNTYVDGKIYDPKSGKTYSCKMTLKGDKLDIRGYVGVSLLGRTETWKRIN; translated from the coding sequence ATGAAGAAAATTATGATGTCATTCATAATGCTGCTGACTACAGTAGCATTATTTGCGCAAACAGATCCCATCATCGGAAAGTGGGAAAACCCAAGCGGCGAAGGCCGCGTTGAAATTTACAAGAAAGGCGATAAGTTTTTTGGTAAGCTCTATTGGCTGAAATTTCCAAATAATGAAGCCGGTCAGCCCAAGAAAGATATAAAAAATCCAGATAAAGCACTGCAGAGTAGAAATGTACAAGGGCTAGAAATCTTGACCAATTTTGATAAAGATGGCAATACGTATGTTGACGGAAAGATCTATGATCCGAAGTCGGGCAAAACGTATAGCTGCAAGATGACCTTAAAAGGCGATAAGCTTGATATCAGGGGCTATGTTGGTGTGAGCTTGCTTGGACGCACCGAGACATGGAAAAGAATTAATTAA
- a CDS encoding IS1595 family transposase produces MVGNKEKELSLFDFQSQFSSDADCLAYLSALKWQDGYKCKKCGYGSFCKGIKEHDRQCNRCRYLESPTAGTLFHKVKFPLVKAFYAVYFISTNKKGIASTELGRKLGIKQKVAWLFKRKVMKAMESSGKFPLRGVVEVDETFVGGQDENSKGRKKGKKKLVVVAIEKKGNGVSRFYAKVIDKADAINLGSFMKQNIEPQAKVTTDKWTGYKPILKDFENMERVKSGKKGENFPELHRVIMTFKSWLRGMYHHVGDLQEYINEYTYRFNRSFMKGNIFDNLVYRMICHKPEQYNMIIA; encoded by the coding sequence ATGGTAGGCAATAAAGAAAAAGAGTTGAGTTTGTTCGATTTTCAGTCGCAATTTAGCAGTGATGCTGATTGTTTAGCTTATTTATCGGCTTTGAAATGGCAAGATGGTTACAAATGTAAGAAATGTGGTTACGGGAGTTTTTGCAAGGGAATAAAAGAGCATGACCGTCAGTGCAATCGCTGCCGTTATTTGGAATCTCCTACAGCAGGCACCCTATTCCATAAGGTTAAGTTTCCTTTAGTTAAAGCCTTTTACGCAGTATACTTCATAAGTACAAACAAAAAGGGTATTGCCAGTACCGAGCTTGGCAGGAAGTTAGGGATCAAGCAAAAAGTAGCATGGTTATTCAAACGCAAAGTGATGAAAGCGATGGAGAGCAGCGGTAAATTTCCTTTGCGTGGAGTTGTGGAAGTTGACGAAACATTTGTTGGCGGTCAGGATGAAAATTCCAAAGGACGTAAAAAAGGAAAGAAGAAGCTTGTGGTGGTTGCTATAGAAAAGAAAGGCAACGGAGTTTCGCGCTTTTACGCCAAGGTGATAGACAAAGCCGATGCGATCAACTTAGGTAGCTTCATGAAGCAAAACATAGAGCCACAGGCTAAGGTGACCACCGACAAATGGACAGGTTATAAGCCGATATTGAAAGATTTCGAAAATATGGAGCGTGTCAAATCTGGTAAGAAAGGTGAGAACTTCCCAGAACTACACAGGGTTATCATGACCTTTAAAAGCTGGTTGAGAGGAATGTACCATCACGTTGGAGATCTACAGGAATATATTAATGAATATACCTATCGATTCAACAGAAGTTTTATGAAAGGGAATATTTTTGACAACCTAGTATATCGGATGATCTGCCATAAACCAGAACAATATAATATGATTATTGCTTAA
- a CDS encoding phage holin family protein yields MKFIISLLLTGLVVAIACWVVPGAEVAGFGWAIVTGLVIGFVNATVGSILRLFTFPLNWLTLGLVSFIITVLMVLLTDSLLGSKFDVHGFWTAALFAIVVAILEMIIGSTSKD; encoded by the coding sequence ATGAAATTTATTATTAGTCTTTTACTTACTGGTCTGGTAGTCGCAATTGCTTGCTGGGTTGTTCCTGGTGCTGAAGTTGCTGGTTTCGGTTGGGCTATCGTTACGGGACTTGTCATTGGATTTGTCAACGCGACTGTGGGATCGATTTTAAGGTTATTTACGTTCCCATTGAATTGGCTTACCCTTGGTCTAGTTTCCTTTATTATTACCGTATTAATGGTCTTGTTGACCGATTCACTACTTGGATCCAAATTTGATGTACATGGATTTTGGACCGCAGCGCTGTTTGCCATTGTCGTTGCCATATTGGAAATGATTATTGGCAGTACTTCGAAAGATTAA
- a CDS encoding heavy metal translocating P-type ATPase yields MCEHNHEHSHDTQEHGLPTQERPWWITQRKLLMALVILLTLLLLKYAFKISLPFGINLTLNSIAYLLAGIPVIQMALRKASRGDIFNEFFLMTVATLGAFAIGEFEEGVAVMVFYQIGEWFQDTAVDNAKKSIKSLLDIRPDAVTVIRNGQQQQVNPKTVTIGEIILVKAGEKVALDGTLKTERAAFNTAALSGESKPDTKYSGDAVFAGMINLETVVQIEVSSVFEDSKLSKILEMVQDATARKSKTQLFIARFAKIYVPIIFGLALLVLILPLFFVHDYNFKDWFYRSLVFLVISCPCALVVSIPLGYFGGIGLASRNGILFKGGNFLDAITSVDTVVMDKTGTLTAGVFEVTEVFAVNGDPAELLNYAKAIEAHSTHPIAKAIASYHSGSAALQAEKIQEIAGHGLFATVNGKPTLAGNSKLLDKFNISYPAELRQMAYSIVLLAIEGQYAGYITVADRIKPDARAVIQTMHAQGLYTVMLSGDKTAVVDEVAKELGLDKAYGDLLPEDKVSHVQQLIDQGRRVAFAGDGVNDAPVVALAHVGIAMGGLGADATIETADVVIQNDEPHKILSAIKIGKITRSIVWQNVILAMGIKIIVLILGAGGVATLWEAVIADVGVALLAILNAIRIQHKKV; encoded by the coding sequence ATGTGCGAACACAACCACGAGCATAGCCATGACACACAGGAGCACGGCCTTCCAACACAGGAGCGTCCTTGGTGGATTACCCAACGAAAACTCCTCATGGCTCTTGTCATTCTACTTACTTTACTCCTATTGAAATATGCTTTTAAGATCAGCCTTCCCTTTGGCATCAACTTGACCTTAAATAGCATCGCCTATCTTCTCGCGGGAATCCCCGTTATTCAAATGGCATTGCGCAAGGCAAGCCGTGGCGATATTTTTAATGAATTTTTTTTGATGACCGTTGCAACATTGGGCGCTTTCGCTATTGGAGAATTTGAAGAGGGCGTCGCGGTAATGGTGTTCTATCAAATCGGAGAATGGTTTCAGGATACTGCCGTCGACAATGCCAAGAAATCAATCAAATCCTTATTAGATATCCGCCCTGACGCAGTAACGGTCATACGAAATGGGCAACAGCAGCAGGTAAATCCAAAAACCGTCACAATTGGCGAAATTATCCTTGTAAAAGCTGGAGAAAAAGTGGCTCTGGATGGTACATTGAAAACGGAAAGAGCCGCATTTAACACTGCTGCTTTGAGTGGAGAGAGTAAACCCGATACAAAATATTCCGGTGATGCTGTCTTTGCAGGAATGATCAACTTGGAAACAGTTGTTCAAATCGAGGTATCCAGCGTATTTGAAGATAGCAAATTGAGCAAAATTCTGGAAATGGTTCAGGACGCCACTGCACGTAAATCCAAAACACAATTGTTTATCGCCAGATTTGCTAAGATATATGTTCCTATTATTTTCGGCCTTGCACTTTTAGTTCTTATTTTACCCCTATTTTTTGTTCATGACTATAATTTTAAGGACTGGTTCTACCGGAGTTTAGTCTTTCTGGTGATCAGCTGCCCCTGCGCCCTGGTCGTTTCCATTCCCCTGGGTTATTTTGGCGGTATAGGCTTAGCTTCCCGAAATGGTATATTATTTAAGGGCGGGAACTTCCTCGATGCCATCACTTCAGTCGATACCGTTGTCATGGATAAAACGGGCACGCTTACAGCCGGTGTATTTGAGGTAACGGAAGTTTTTGCCGTCAATGGAGATCCAGCGGAATTACTGAACTATGCGAAAGCTATTGAGGCACATTCAACACACCCCATTGCGAAGGCGATCGCCAGTTATCATTCCGGCAGTGCCGCATTGCAAGCTGAGAAAATCCAGGAAATAGCAGGCCACGGACTTTTCGCCACTGTTAACGGAAAGCCCACACTCGCGGGCAACAGCAAATTACTGGACAAATTCAATATCAGCTATCCGGCAGAGCTAAGGCAAATGGCCTACTCCATTGTATTACTCGCCATCGAAGGTCAATATGCGGGTTACATTACTGTTGCGGATCGAATTAAACCAGATGCCAGGGCAGTGATCCAAACCATGCATGCTCAAGGTTTGTATACCGTCATGTTATCTGGAGATAAAACAGCGGTGGTAGATGAAGTCGCCAAAGAACTTGGACTCGACAAAGCCTATGGCGATCTCCTTCCTGAGGATAAAGTGAGCCATGTACAGCAGCTGATTGACCAAGGACGCCGCGTTGCCTTTGCCGGCGATGGCGTAAACGACGCCCCTGTAGTTGCCTTAGCACATGTTGGCATTGCTATGGGCGGACTGGGAGCTGATGCGACCATTGAAACTGCTGATGTTGTGATCCAAAACGATGAGCCACACAAGATTTTGTCGGCCATAAAAATTGGCAAAATAACCCGAAGTATTGTCTGGCAGAATGTCATCCTGGCGATGGGAATAAAAATCATTGTTTTGATCCTGGGCGCCGGAGGCGTTGCAACACTATGGGAAGCAGTCATTGCTGATGTAGGGGTAGCTCTTCTGGCGATTTTAAATGCCATTCGGATCCAGCATAAAAAAGTTTAA